CGCGGATTCAGCGGCACCGCGTAGTTGAGGTCAAGGGCATTACTCCCATCGGTATTCGTGTATGTTGCAGCAAAACTATCACCTATGCCAAATACATTGCCTTCGCTAATGCGGATACCCCGTCGGAAACTACCAACACTAGGAGCACGACCATTATCCACAAACAATTCTGTCCTAAAGGAGTCTGCTTCTACGACCCTGACTTCCAATAAACTCTGGTCTGAACGGGATCCTGCAGACAATTCGGCAGAAAGATTTTGAATCAAAGGGTTAAGTTGCAACAGTTGCAATGCTTCTAGTAGGCGATATCGGTTCAACGGTCTAGAGGTGCCAAGCTGTATCCGACTGCGTAAGTAGTTTGGGTTCAACCGCCTCGTACCTGTCACCTTAATTTCTTCTAGTCCACCTTCAACAATCTGAACTTTGACGACTGCTCCCTGTTGAGGAAAGGTTTGGTTTGCAGGGATGAAAGCACCAGAATTGATATACCCAGCATCAGTGTAAAGCTTCGTCACAACAGCCTCAACTTGCAGCAATTCGGTAAAGGTGATTGGTCTGTTGGTGAATTGGGCAGTTACCTCGCTTAACTTTTGATCACTAAATACCTTTTCTGTGTTACCTTCAAACTCAAACTTTTTAACGCTGATAGTTCCAGGAGTATCTAGACGTGGTGCTGACGAGGGAGGTGTAGATGGAGGTAGATCAAGTGGAGTTTCTGGTGGTGGCTGCGGAGTTGGAATTGGTTGTGGTGGTGGTATTGGAGTAATGGGATTAGGAACCTGAGTAGGATTCTGAACCTGAGACAGAATAACAGTTGATGTTGTATTGCTATGAGTAAAAGTCAAAATCTGAAATTCAGCAAGAGGTAAAATTTTGGCATTGGAACTCTCATTAAGCAAGCTCTTTGCTGAAGCTTTATAATAAGAAAAACTGATAAAGATATTTATTACCAACGCAACAGCTAAACTGAGTTTTCCACACCCAAGCTGCCCGCCTTGATTCATATTATTTGCTCCTGACACC
The sequence above is a segment of the Mastigocladopsis repens PCC 10914 genome. Coding sequences within it:
- a CDS encoding ShlB/FhaC/HecB family hemolysin secretion/activation protein, which codes for MNQGGQLGCGKLSLAVALVINIFISFSYYKASAKSLLNESSNAKILPLAEFQILTFTHSNTTSTVILSQVQNPTQVPNPITPIPPPQPIPTPQPPPETPLDLPPSTPPSSAPRLDTPGTISVKKFEFEGNTEKVFSDQKLSEVTAQFTNRPITFTELLQVEAVVTKLYTDAGYINSGAFIPANQTFPQQGAVVKVQIVEGGLEEIKVTGTRRLNPNYLRSRIQLGTSRPLNRYRLLEALQLLQLNPLIQNLSAELSAGSRSDQSLLEVRVVEADSFRTELFVDNGRAPSVGSFRRGIRISEGNVFGIGDSFAATYTNTDGSNALDLNYAVPLNPRNGTLNLAGGFTDTTVIEPPFDRIDITGDSFYIDVGFRQPIIQSPTRELALGLTFSRQQSKTKLQGEDYALSPGSDENGETRISALRFFQEYTQRSPQQVLALRSQFSLGVGLFDATINNEPPDSRFFSWRGQGQYVRLLAPETLLVLRSDLQFTTRALVPLEQFSLGGLQSVRGYRQDQLLVDNGFFASAEVRLPVVRVERVEGVLQVVPFVDFGIGWNSSDTSDLDPNTLVSVGLGLQWQMGDGLTARLDYGIGLTDVDSSDRTLQEKGFYFSVNYSPF